The sequence ccagTGTGCTCGAGGACAGAACGCACGCTGGCAACCCATGGGTTGGGAGGACATTCGTGACTCTGTCGACGAAGCAGGGGCCCCCCCGAGGGTCCCCGCATAGGAGCTCAGGATGGTGGGAGGGCGCCAAGCCTCCCCTTCCCACCGCGCATGGTACCAAGACCCTCCCGGGAGTGAGAGCTGCCGGGGGATGGGCTCAGTGCAGACAGAACCCTGCTGACCCGCACGGATGACACGGGACCCACCGTGGACGGAACGGTGGCGCCCCAGGGTTCTGCCGCTGCCTGGCGCACACTGTGCTCTGTGTCCGCTGCCACCTGGAGACGCTCGCGCTCTCTGCTCCCGGCTCTGCCACACGTTCACGGACGCGCTCCCCCCACGAACTCCGTGTAGACCACAGGCGCAGCTCCCACAGCGACAGGTCACAGGTGAGTGTGAGCTGCTCCCTTCGGGCCGCTGTGGGGCCTGCGGGCTCGGGGGAGCGGCGTGGGACTCCAGGGCGGTGGCCGAGACTCCCGGACCCCAAGCGCAGACCTTGAGCAGGCACGGGCAGCCTTTCCACAGCCCCCTGGAGGGCGGGCTGCCCCCGCCGCGGCCTGGGTCCCAgcctcctgggcagggagcccgcacgcccctcccctccagggagCACAGAGTCCGTCCTGCGctcccctccgcccctcctcGGGCGATTCCCAAACCCCAGGCTGCCGGCTGGCGAGCCCGTCCAGACTCTGGCTGGCACGTGTTCATGTGGGGACGTCCCGCTCACGGGCTTTTCCCTGTTGTCGCGTGAGCTTGTCACATCTCAGAGTCCCCTTCGATGCCCCCCAAGCCCGCAGGGACACTCGCTGGCCGGCCGTTCCATCCAGCCTCACGTTGCCAGCCCCGGGCTCGGGGACACCACCCCAAGCATCAGGTCAGCAATTCCCGGAGAAACCCGGACCCCCGTGTGCTCCTGGGTACGGGGTGAAGGGACCGTGCTCTCCGTGTGACCACGTGCCGGGGACGGTGGCTGGGAAGGAGTCTGGAGGCAGGAGTGCCCCGGGGAGGCAGTGCCCGCGTGGGATCCGTCGACCCAGCACGGCCCTTGGAGCCCCAGGGTTCTCTCCACTCGGGGCTCAGACAGACTGGGGATCTGCCCGCTGGGAGCACCCGCCTTGGTTCCCAGGAGGTTCTCATGCAGGGTCCCCTCGGGGTGTTTTTGGTTGGCAGCACCATGAACCAGGACCTGGAGACGCTGATGGCCTTGGAACGGGCCCACATCCTAGCCAATTACACCCaggtgaggcccagaggggaCCCATCGACTCGACGGACCCTCATTTCGGGGTGTGGCCGGAGCCAAGGATGGGCCCGTCCAGCCCAGACAAAGACCAGGGTCCTCGGGAACAAATGCGAGGCAGGGGAGGGTCCTGCGCATGGGAAGCAGCTGAAGGTCCATCGGGGATCCTACATCGTCGATGAGTTCCAGGCGAGGATCATAGGCGGCAGGAGCTCGGGAGGCCCAAGCTGGGATCCCAGACAGCGGGTGCTCAGGAGATCCAGGTGGGGTCCTAGGCGTGTAGGAGCAGGTCTGGCCCCAAGGGAGACTTCAGCAGCGAGAGCACGTATGCCCAGGCAGGGACCAGAGCCGCAGTCCCGTAGGGGAGACCAAGGGGGTGTGGCTGGCCCTAAGAGTAGGGGAAGCCAGGCAGGGGACATCTCTGGTAGAGCCAGGGGTGGCAGTCAGCCTGCTCCCAGAGCCGGCAGGGCCTGCCTCCCATGCTGCCCCTCTGCCGAGGGTCCTGGGCCCCCTGAGGACGCAGGGGCGAGAGGAGCCAGTCTGCTCCCTCcgttccccctgcccctggctcgGACGGGACCCCCACCATGGACCCTCTCTGTTTCAGGCACGCAGAGCGGGGTCTCCAGGGGACGCTCGGGAAGGTGCCGACCTCTCGCTGCGCAGGCTCACGGACCATCACGGCTTCCTGCAGTGAGTCCCGGGGCCGCCTCCggccagccctggggcaggaTGCATTGGCAGGAACTTCTCTCTCTGGAGGCAGGACCCATGTCCCCAGCTCAGGGCCTCGTCCCCTGGAGCCCTCTGAGGGCCCGACTCTGCTCTGGCTGGAGCTGGGTGACCCGGGAGGCAGACTGAGATCGTGGCAGGAATGGAGCAGGGCCTTGGGCCGGGCCCCTGGTACCCCAACGAGGGGCTGCCACGCCTGCTTCAGGGAGGCCCGGGGCCTGCCTCCTGCTTTCTGTCTGTGCGTCCCGTCAGTTCAGCTGGGACTACAGAGGGTGAGGGCTCTGGGACGGTGGCGTCCTTTCC comes from Mustela erminea isolate mMusErm1 chromosome 9, mMusErm1.Pri, whole genome shotgun sequence and encodes:
- the LOC116600170 gene encoding TBC1 domain family member 28-like — its product is MNQDLETLMALERAHILANYTQARRAGSPGDAREGADLSLRRLTDHHGFLQEKELPGLSPREAKQHRQETRRADKWVKMLRNWDH